The Seriola aureovittata isolate HTS-2021-v1 ecotype China chromosome 12, ASM2101889v1, whole genome shotgun sequence genome window below encodes:
- the LOC130179220 gene encoding tripartite motif-containing protein 16-like, translating to MAQQGNQLDQERFCCSICLDLLKDPVTIPCGHSYCINCVKTHWDKEDEKKIHSCPQCRKTFIPRPVLVKSTMLADLVEELKKTGLQAAPADHCYAGPEDVACDFCTGRKLKAVKSCLICLVSSCEKHLQPHYDVAPLKKHKLVEPSKKLQENICSRHDEVMKMFCRTNQQCICYLCSVDEHKGHDTVSAAAERTERQRELQLSRQQIQQRIQDRDKDVKVLQQEVEAINGSADEAVKDSEKIFTELIRLMEKRSSDVKQQIRSQQKTEVSRVKELQEKLEQEITELKRKDAELMQLSHTEDHTQFLHNYPSLSRLSESTDSSSINIRPLSYFEDVTAAVSQLRDKLQDILRDTWTNISLTVTEVDVSLSQPEPRTRADFLKYSQEITLDDTRQCLSYSCHADRFITWHQVMSRESLIGRCYWEVEWRGKVFVAVAYKNISRAGSSDECVFGCNNKSWALNCNQNDYIFFYNNIKTPVSGPRSSRVGVYLDHRAGVLSFYSVSETMTLLHRVQTTFTQPLYAGVWVSSYEDTAQLCKLK from the coding sequence ATGGCGCAGCAAGGAAATCAGCTGGACCAAGAGAGATTCTGCTGTTCAATCTGTCTGGATCTACTGAAGGATCCGGTGACTATTCCCTGTGGACACAGCTACTGCATCAACTGTGTTAAAACCCACTGGGATAaagaggatgagaagaaaaTCCACAGCTGCCCTCAGTGTAGGAAGACCTTCATACCAAGACCTGTCCTGGTGAAAAGCACCATGTTAGCAGATTtagtggaggagctgaagaagactgGACTCCAAGCTGCTCCTGCAGATCACTGCTATGCTGGACCTGAAGATGTGGCTTGTGATTTCTGCACTGGgagaaaactgaaagctgtCAAGTCTTGTCTGATTTGTCTGGTCTCCTCCTGTGAGAAACACCTGCAGCCTCATTACGATGTAGCTccattaaagaaacacaagctggtgGAGCCCTCCAAGAAGCTCCAGGAGAACATCTGCTCTCGtcatgatgaggtgatgaagatgttctgcCGCACTAATCAGCAGTGTatctgttatctctgctctgtggatgAACATAAAGGCCACgacacagtctcagctgcagcagaaaggactgagaggcagagagagctccagctgagtcgacaacaaatccagcagagaatccaggacagagacaaagatgtGAAGGTGCTTCAACAGGAGGTGGAGGCCATCAATGGCTCTGCTGATGAAGCAGTGAAGGACAGTGAGAAGATCTTCACTGAGCTGATCCGTCTCATGGAGAAAAGAAGCtctgatgtgaagcagcagatcagatcccAGCAGAAAACTGAAGTGAGTCGAGTCAAAGAGCttcaggagaagctggagcaggagatcactgagctgaagaggaaagacgCTGAGCTgatgcagctctcacacacagaggatcacaCCCAGTTTCTACACAACTACCCCTCACTGTCACGACTCAGTGAATCTACAGACTCATCCAGCATCAATATCCGTCCTCTGAGCTACTTTGAGgatgtgacagcagctgtgtcacagctcagagaTAAACTACAGGACATTCTGAGGGACACATGGACAAACATctcactgacagtgactgaAGTGGATGTTTCACTGTCACAACCAGAGCCCAGGACCAGAGCTGActtcttaaaatattcacaggaaATCACACTGGATGACACTAGACAATGTCTGTCTTATTCTTGTCATGCAGATAGATTCATTACATGGCATCAGGTCATGAGTAGAGAGAGTCTGATTGGACGTTGTTATtgggaggtggagtggagaGGAAAAGTTTTTGTAGCAGTTGCATACAAGAATATCAGCAGAGCAGGGAGCTcggatgaatgtgtgtttggatgCAATAACAAATCTTGGGCATTAAATTGCAACCAAAATGATTATATATTCTTCTACAACAACATCAAAACTCCAGTCTCAGGTCCTCGGTCCTCCAGAGTAGGAGTGTACCTGGATCACAGAGCAGGtgttctgtccttctacagcgtctctgaaaccatgactctcctccacagagtccagaccacattcactcagcctctctatGCTGGAGTTTGGGTTTCCTCTTATGAAGACACAGCTCAGTTGTGTAAACTCAAATAG